The following coding sequences lie in one Chrysiogenia bacterium genomic window:
- a CDS encoding SCP2 sterol-binding domain-containing protein, with amino-acid sequence MADMSAKEFFDKFIPEKLASLSGVDFPDVKDTIQIEVIGAGEWTGKIEGGKPTITAGKASDPLITVAFTEAALKMGLARAGDQLDADISGPAKMAAGMLSPDKAEQVRSQLQGTMKFTITTNDGKEESIAIGFNGIDIDTPTCTIKTTEGEMNEMREQQMPPQQAFMAGKIRLEGDMSLAMQAGMLFAT; translated from the coding sequence ATGGCCGACATGAGCGCAAAGGAATTCTTCGATAAATTCATTCCCGAGAAGCTGGCGAGCCTGAGCGGCGTCGACTTCCCCGACGTCAAGGACACGATCCAGATCGAAGTGATCGGTGCGGGCGAGTGGACCGGCAAGATCGAGGGTGGCAAGCCCACGATCACCGCGGGCAAGGCCAGCGATCCCCTGATCACCGTGGCCTTCACCGAAGCCGCCCTGAAGATGGGCTTGGCGCGCGCGGGCGATCAGCTCGACGCCGACATCTCCGGCCCCGCCAAGATGGCCGCCGGCATGCTGAGCCCGGACAAGGCCGAGCAGGTTCGCAGCCAGCTCCAGGGCACCATGAAGTTCACGATCACCACCAACGACGGCAAGGAAGAATCGATCGCCATTGGCTTCAACGGCATCGACATCGACACCCCGACGTGCACCATCAAGACCACCGAGGGTGAAATGAACGAAATGCGCGAGCAGCAGATGCCGCCGCAGCAGGCCTTCATGGCCGGCAAGATCCGCCTGGAGGGCGACATGTCGCTCGCCATGCAGGCCGGCATGCTGTTTGCCACCTGA